The following proteins are encoded in a genomic region of Arcobacter cloacae:
- a CDS encoding transporter substrate-binding domain-containing protein: MKLLFILFLLIINAHTKEPIFKVSYDPNYAPFSYKQEEKEAGLYIDIWKLWAKYNNYKIEFVDGQLWDEAINLAKEEKVDFFLGTNVYENWMIDSDFFYETSSSFFVLTKNLTPFELTTNLKIGLISNAYKELILENLPTATVKVYEDYKDIIEALKNQEIDLIYEDKLGFEYYTVQNNQFHLIKPLNKLVKKTKVQAITSSKEKAEIFSKGFLKIPINELLSVEKKWILNENEHYYQNFKYQINLTSEEIEFIKNNKIKVSISNAWEPFTFKSKNNEAIGISSEYWNLISKKLDLQIENIFFETFNQQIESIKNKETDLIYSTADTPQRKEFSIFSKEYANFPISIVTKKDENFIENISFIKNKKIAIGNNFTAHNILKNNHPEITLIPVNSVKEGLELVSKNKVYAFIDIQPVLLYNILKYGFDDLKVSGNTGLNFSLKFMIRDDYPILESILNKAISSVSYNELNTIINKWNNVQFQTSFDYDVFWKITLAIFIILLAFIYRNFTLKNLNRTLKIKVEEKTKQLSEMNKNLENLVEKKTRELIQKETILNQQSKMAAMGEMIENIAHQWRQPLSVISTVATGAKLKKDLNLLSDSEFYETMEIINNSSQHLSNTIDDFRNFFSNDKEVISFDVNEAINKALSLVTSKLKNRDIQIIKSKDEITVLGLKNEFIQVILNIINNAIDAFETLKDSDKYIFINSYKENENLILTIKDNAGGIKEEIINRIFEPYFTTKHKSQGTGIGLYMSLEIIKKHMHGELLVSNKEYIYNNNKCKGAEFKIIIPLNQ, from the coding sequence ATGAAACTACTTTTTATTCTCTTTTTACTAATTATTAATGCTCATACAAAAGAGCCCATTTTTAAAGTTTCTTATGATCCTAATTATGCTCCTTTTTCATATAAACAAGAAGAAAAAGAGGCTGGGCTATATATTGATATTTGGAAACTTTGGGCTAAATATAATAATTATAAAATCGAATTTGTTGATGGACAACTTTGGGATGAAGCTATTAATTTAGCAAAAGAAGAAAAAGTAGATTTTTTTTTAGGAACAAATGTTTATGAAAATTGGATGATTGATTCTGATTTTTTTTATGAAACGAGCAGTTCTTTTTTCGTGCTTACTAAAAATCTCACTCCTTTTGAACTTACTACCAATTTAAAAATAGGATTAATTAGTAATGCTTATAAAGAGTTGATTTTAGAAAATTTACCTACAGCAACTGTGAAAGTTTATGAAGATTATAAAGATATTATTGAAGCTTTAAAAAATCAAGAGATTGATTTAATCTATGAAGACAAACTTGGCTTTGAATACTATACAGTTCAAAATAATCAATTTCATCTAATAAAACCTTTAAATAAATTAGTTAAAAAAACAAAAGTACAAGCAATAACTTCAAGTAAAGAAAAAGCTGAAATTTTTAGTAAAGGATTTTTAAAGATTCCAATAAATGAACTTTTAAGCGTTGAGAAAAAATGGATTTTAAACGAAAATGAACACTATTACCAAAACTTCAAATACCAAATAAACTTAACTTCTGAAGAGATAGAATTTATTAAAAATAATAAAATAAAAGTATCTATTTCAAATGCTTGGGAACCATTTACTTTTAAATCAAAAAATAATGAAGCCATTGGAATTTCATCTGAATATTGGAATTTAATCTCTAAAAAATTAGATTTACAAATAGAAAATATATTTTTTGAAACTTTTAATCAACAAATTGAAAGTATAAAAAATAAAGAGACAGATTTAATTTATAGTACAGCAGATACTCCTCAAAGAAAAGAGTTTTCAATTTTTTCAAAAGAGTATGCAAATTTTCCTATTTCAATTGTGACAAAAAAAGATGAAAATTTTATAGAAAATATCTCTTTTATAAAAAATAAAAAGATTGCTATTGGAAATAATTTTACTGCACATAATATACTAAAAAATAATCATCCTGAAATAACTCTTATTCCAGTTAACAGTGTAAAGGAAGGTTTAGAATTAGTTTCTAAAAATAAGGTTTATGCTTTTATAGATATTCAACCTGTGTTACTTTATAATATTTTAAAATATGGCTTTGATGATTTAAAAGTTTCAGGAAATACAGGATTAAATTTTAGTCTTAAATTTATGATAAGAGATGATTACCCTATTTTAGAATCAATTCTAAATAAAGCTATATCATCTGTTTCATACAATGAGTTAAATACAATAATTAATAAATGGAATAATGTTCAATTTCAAACTAGTTTTGATTATGATGTTTTTTGGAAAATAACATTAGCTATTTTTATAATTTTATTAGCTTTTATATATAGAAACTTTACATTAAAAAATCTAAATCGAACTCTAAAGATAAAAGTAGAAGAGAAAACTAAACAACTAAGTGAAATGAATAAAAATCTTGAAAATTTAGTTGAGAAAAAAACTAGAGAATTAATCCAAAAAGAGACTATTTTAAATCAACAATCAAAAATGGCAGCTATGGGAGAGATGATTGAAAATATTGCTCATCAATGGAGACAACCACTATCTGTAATTTCAACTGTTGCAACAGGAGCTAAATTAAAAAAAGATTTAAACTTACTAAGTGATAGTGAATTTTATGAAACTATGGAAATCATAAATAATTCTTCTCAACACTTATCAAATACTATTGATGATTTCAGAAATTTTTTTAGTAACGATAAAGAAGTTATCTCTTTTGATGTAAATGAAGCAATAAATAAAGCATTAAGTCTTGTAACTAGTAAATTAAAAAATAGAGATATTCAAATTATTAAATCAAAAGATGAAATAACTGTTTTAGGTCTTAAAAACGAATTTATTCAAGTTATATTAAATATTATCAACAATGCAATTGATGCTTTTGAAACTTTAAAAGATAGTGATAAATACATTTTTATAAACTCTTATAAAGAGAATGAAAATCTAATTTTAACCATAAAAGATAATGCAGGTGGGATTAAAGAAGAGATAATAAATAGAATATTCGAGCCTTATTTTACTACTAAACATAAAAGCCAAGGAACAGGAATTGGACTTTATATGTCTTTAGAAATTATAAAAAAACATATGCATGGGGAACTTTTAGTTTCTAATAAAGAGTATATTTATAACAATAATAAATGCAAAGGAGCTGAGTTTAAAATAATAATTCCTCTAAATCAGTAA
- a CDS encoding response regulator transcription factor: MSITNQYVNILKKLNILYIEDEENIKLNVKKTLLLFSDNIFDAEDIVSAKKILLEKRIDIILSDINLPDKSGIDFIKEIRQIDKKIPVIILSAYTDKNFLLEATKLKLIDYLTKPIDFKSLHQALNKCVDEILDNSRYIISFKNNINYNVLHKKLLDTTKNEELSLTSKELTLLDFLIKNSNRIVSSEELKGYLWEDEFEATDSALKNLLNKLRKKIGKDSIINTSGVGYRLDY, translated from the coding sequence ATGTCAATTACTAATCAATACGTAAATATTTTAAAAAAATTAAATATCCTTTACATAGAAGATGAAGAAAACATCAAATTAAATGTAAAAAAAACACTATTGTTATTTAGTGATAATATATTTGATGCGGAAGATATAGTATCTGCAAAAAAAATATTACTTGAAAAAAGAATTGATATTATATTATCAGATATTAATTTACCTGATAAATCAGGAATAGATTTTATTAAAGAAATAAGACAAATAGACAAAAAAATTCCTGTAATAATTCTTAGTGCTTATACTGACAAAAACTTTTTACTTGAAGCAACTAAATTAAAATTGATAGACTATCTTACAAAACCTATTGATTTTAAAAGTTTACATCAAGCGTTAAATAAATGTGTTGATGAAATTTTAGATAACTCAAGATATATAATTTCTTTCAAAAATAACATAAATTATAATGTGCTTCACAAAAAATTACTAGATACAACAAAAAATGAAGAATTATCTTTAACTTCAAAAGAGCTAACTCTTTTAGATTTCTTAATAAAAAACAGTAATAGAATTGTCTCAAGTGAAGAATTAAAAGGTTATTTATGGGAAGATGAATTTGAAGCTACAGATTCTGCTTTGAAAAATCTTTTAAATAAACTTAGAAAGAAAATAGGCAAAGATTCCATAATAAATACTTCAGGGGTTGGTTATAGATTAGATTATTAA
- a CDS encoding OadG family protein, which translates to MEEINLIEESIKFMFLGMGVVFAFLAIMILILKAQGIILTKIFPQEEKKVVNVPPMSNHNHNVKSESAKIAAIVATVQHHKNLKG; encoded by the coding sequence ATGGAAGAGATAAACTTAATAGAAGAGTCAATAAAGTTTATGTTTTTGGGGATGGGAGTAGTATTTGCATTTTTAGCAATAATGATACTAATCCTAAAAGCTCAAGGAATAATATTAACAAAGATTTTTCCACAAGAAGAGAAAAAAGTTGTAAATGTACCTCCAATGAGTAATCATAACCATAACGTAAAATCAGAGTCTGCAAAAATAGCTGCAATAGTTGCCACAGTGCAACATCATAAAAATCTAAAGGGTTAA
- a CDS encoding AraC family transcriptional regulator, with amino-acid sequence MKKETLQKRTKIANDIMYYIYTHIETHIDIEELSIDLGVSKFHMHRIFKEAFGKNIYESIKSIRLQKASNLLLTNKYSTISNIVNQCGYSSLSSFIKIFKERFEMSPKEWKNGGYKEYSHKILLQSQNAVQSTAKFDSITPTIVKMPAIESFYIRNKGYNENIKETWQKLQTWVLTNNINSYKKIALFHDNPTITPLNECQYIGCIKVNDTKEIKSDRLPNFKIAEGVYAKFDLKGKTGDVLPFIHWVYHEWLPKSEYETTTKPSYAIYEKLDFLDENAEFELSFYVSINF; translated from the coding sequence ATGAAAAAAGAAACACTACAAAAACGAACAAAAATAGCAAATGATATTATGTATTATATTTATACCCATATCGAAACACATATAGATATAGAAGAATTAAGTATTGATTTAGGGGTAAGTAAATTTCATATGCATAGAATTTTTAAAGAAGCATTTGGAAAAAATATTTATGAAAGTATAAAATCAATACGACTTCAAAAGGCTTCAAATTTACTTTTAACGAATAAATATTCAACTATTTCAAACATAGTAAATCAGTGTGGATATTCATCTTTATCCTCTTTTATTAAAATATTTAAAGAGAGATTTGAAATGAGTCCAAAAGAGTGGAAAAATGGTGGATATAAAGAGTATTCACATAAAATATTATTACAATCACAAAATGCAGTACAATCAACGGCAAAATTTGATTCAATTACACCAACGATTGTGAAAATGCCAGCAATAGAGAGTTTTTATATTAGAAATAAAGGTTATAACGAAAATATAAAAGAGACTTGGCAAAAACTTCAAACTTGGGTTCTTACAAATAATATTAATTCATATAAAAAAATAGCCCTTTTTCATGATAATCCAACTATCACACCTTTAAATGAGTGTCAATATATTGGATGTATAAAAGTAAATGATACAAAAGAGATAAAAAGTGATAGATTACCAAATTTCAAAATTGCTGAGGGTGTTTATGCAAAATTTGATTTAAAAGGAAAAACAGGAGATGTTTTACCTTTTATTCATTGGGTTTATCACGAATGGCTTCCAAAAAGTGAGTATGAAACAACTACAAAGCCATCTTATGCAATTTATGAAAAATTAGATTTTTTAGATGAAAATGCAGAATTTGAACTTAGTTTTTATGTTTCTATAAATTTTTAA
- a CDS encoding calcium/sodium antiporter, whose protein sequence is MFLFLGAIVAGFAILVWSADKFVEGAASTAKHLGMPSLLIGILIVGFGTSAPEMVVSAIAAMEGNPGLALGNAIGSNIVNIALILGVTAIVAPITVNSKIVRKEIPLLLLIVLFSGYLLFDNTLTFVEGVVLLVGFFSLIAWSIYAAIKGKGDALESEMDDELLEHEMSLKAGVLWLIIGLVLLIASSRLLVWGAVGVATEFGVSDLIIGLTIVALGTSLPELAASVIAARKGEHDIAIGNVVGSNMFNILAVIGIAVVIAPMNNIPFEVLQRDWIIMLLLTIALLFMAYGFRNKEGKITRLEGFILVICYVAYNTYLGMTLTGNI, encoded by the coding sequence ATGTTTTTATTTCTAGGAGCAATTGTTGCAGGTTTTGCAATTCTTGTTTGGAGTGCAGATAAGTTTGTAGAGGGAGCTGCTTCAACAGCAAAACATCTTGGAATGCCAAGTTTGTTGATAGGTATTTTAATTGTTGGATTTGGTACGAGTGCACCTGAAATGGTGGTTTCAGCAATAGCAGCAATGGAAGGAAATCCTGGACTTGCACTTGGAAATGCAATAGGTTCAAATATTGTAAATATTGCTTTAATTTTAGGAGTTACTGCAATTGTTGCACCTATTACTGTAAATTCAAAAATAGTTAGAAAAGAGATACCTCTTTTATTATTAATCGTTTTATTTTCAGGATATTTACTTTTTGATAATACTTTAACATTTGTTGAAGGAGTTGTTCTTTTAGTTGGTTTCTTTAGTTTAATTGCTTGGTCTATTTATGCTGCAATTAAAGGTAAAGGTGATGCTTTAGAATCTGAAATGGATGATGAATTACTAGAACATGAAATGAGTTTAAAAGCTGGAGTTCTTTGGTTAATTATTGGGCTGGTTTTATTAATAGCAAGTTCTAGACTTCTTGTTTGGGGAGCTGTTGGAGTGGCTACTGAATTTGGAGTAAGTGATTTGATAATTGGTCTTACAATTGTAGCTCTTGGTACTTCTTTACCTGAATTAGCAGCTTCAGTTATAGCTGCAAGAAAAGGTGAGCATGATATTGCTATTGGAAATGTTGTTGGTTCTAATATGTTTAATATTCTAGCAGTTATAGGAATTGCAGTTGTAATTGCTCCTATGAATAATATCCCATTTGAAGTTTTACAAAGAGATTGGATAATAATGTTACTTTTAACAATAGCTCTTTTATTTATGGCTTATGGATTTAGAAATAAAGAGGGAAAAATTACAAGATTAGAAGGATTTATTCTTGTTATTTGTTATGTAGCATATAATACTTATTTAGGAATGACACTTACTGGAAATATATAA
- a CDS encoding HAMP domain-containing methyl-accepting chemotaxis protein, with the protein MSVKNRLRLLSGILLFGLAVIGFIAFDNAKTWSNDMHKVGEERVPALLSLGNLNTERMAIRAQTLEVLTLDENSNLKDALTRISTQREESWKIIDENWKSFSSIPRNTEAGKKAAQKISNTYKSWREIYIELDGLISKLKTTQDIETQKNLLLQYKNTVDKMVPISNEFGKLMTEQKDRTVKFSLDMMNDSIIIADRSVIITIVVFLVIASIGLVFTIFSINLIISSLEKVKNGITGFFSFINNETKKSSIIEISSNDEFGQMAQIINDNIVKTEASIKKDNDFVNDVTRFVNELSKGNMLAKLEKDSDNPSLKELKVLLDKLQDYLEHTIARDLNTLISVLERFKKEDFTARFPEPYAKVAIIINDLGDVISNLLKQSLSIGLTLDNGSDKLLKNVEILNTSSNQAAASLEETAAALEEITSTVISNATNVAQMAKYSEQVSSSAKKGQELARSTTTAMDDITNQVNLINEAISVIDQIAFQTNILSLNAAVEAATAGEAGKGFAVVAQEVRNLASRSAEAAKEIKTIVENATNKAKHGKSISYEMIQGYEELLENITKTTQTIEEIARASKEQEAGITQINDAVTGLDRQTQQNAQIASQTKEIALETDTIAKEIVADAMKKEFTGKNEVTNKTLKKENKQTIEHSFVEPKKTVKPEIKKVVEKKPTQKNEDEWESF; encoded by the coding sequence GTGTCTGTAAAAAATAGATTGCGTCTTTTGTCTGGTATTTTACTTTTTGGTTTAGCAGTTATTGGATTTATTGCGTTTGACAATGCTAAAACTTGGTCTAATGATATGCACAAAGTTGGAGAAGAAAGAGTTCCCGCACTTTTAAGTTTAGGAAATCTAAACACTGAAAGAATGGCTATTAGAGCTCAAACTCTTGAAGTTTTAACTTTAGATGAAAATTCAAACCTAAAAGATGCTCTTACAAGAATATCTACTCAAAGAGAAGAGAGTTGGAAAATTATTGATGAAAACTGGAAAAGTTTCAGTTCAATTCCTAGAAATACAGAAGCAGGTAAAAAAGCTGCACAAAAAATAAGTAATACGTATAAAAGCTGGAGAGAGATTTATATTGAACTTGATGGATTAATTTCAAAATTAAAAACTACTCAAGATATAGAAACTCAAAAAAATCTACTTTTACAATACAAAAATACAGTTGATAAAATGGTTCCTATTTCAAATGAATTTGGGAAATTAATGACTGAACAAAAAGATAGAACAGTTAAATTTTCACTTGATATGATGAATGATTCTATTATAATTGCTGATAGATCTGTTATTATAACTATTGTTGTATTTTTAGTAATTGCATCTATAGGATTAGTTTTTACAATTTTTTCAATAAATTTAATTATAAGTTCTTTAGAAAAAGTTAAAAATGGAATTACTGGATTTTTCTCATTTATAAATAATGAAACAAAAAAATCATCGATTATTGAAATCTCATCTAATGATGAATTTGGTCAAATGGCACAAATAATAAATGATAATATTGTGAAAACTGAAGCTTCAATTAAAAAAGATAATGATTTTGTAAATGATGTTACAAGATTTGTAAATGAACTAAGTAAAGGAAATATGCTTGCAAAATTAGAAAAAGATTCTGATAATCCAAGTTTAAAAGAGTTAAAAGTTCTACTTGATAAATTACAAGACTATTTAGAACACACTATAGCAAGAGACTTAAATACATTAATTTCTGTTCTTGAAAGATTTAAAAAAGAGGATTTTACAGCAAGATTCCCAGAACCTTATGCAAAAGTTGCGATTATCATAAATGATTTAGGAGATGTTATTTCTAATTTACTAAAACAATCTTTGAGTATTGGTCTAACTTTAGATAATGGTTCTGATAAACTTCTTAAAAATGTTGAGATATTAAACACTAGTTCAAATCAAGCAGCAGCATCTCTTGAAGAAACGGCAGCTGCATTAGAAGAGATAACTTCAACAGTAATTAGTAATGCAACAAATGTTGCTCAAATGGCTAAATATTCAGAACAAGTTAGCTCATCTGCTAAAAAAGGTCAAGAATTAGCAAGAAGTACAACAACTGCAATGGATGATATTACAAATCAAGTTAATCTAATAAACGAAGCAATAAGTGTAATTGATCAAATAGCATTCCAAACAAATATTCTTTCATTAAATGCAGCTGTTGAAGCAGCAACTGCTGGAGAAGCTGGAAAAGGTTTTGCTGTTGTTGCACAAGAAGTTAGAAATTTAGCAAGTAGAAGTGCAGAAGCGGCAAAAGAGATAAAAACAATTGTTGAAAATGCAACTAATAAAGCTAAACATGGTAAATCAATTAGTTATGAAATGATTCAAGGCTATGAAGAATTACTTGAAAATATCACAAAAACTACTCAAACAATTGAAGAGATAGCAAGAGCTTCAAAAGAGCAAGAAGCAGGGATTACACAAATTAATGATGCTGTAACAGGACTTGATAGACAAACTCAACAAAATGCACAAATTGCTTCACAAACAAAAGAGATAGCTTTAGAAACAGACACTATTGCAAAAGAGATTGTTGCAGATGCAATGAAAAAAGAGTTTACGGGGAAAAATGAAGTAACAAATAAAACTTTAAAAAAAGAGAATAAACAAACTATTGAACATTCATTTGTTGAACCAAAAAAAACAGTAAAACCTGAAATAAAAAAAGTAGTAGAGAAAAAACCTACACAAAAAAACGAAGATGAATGGGAATCTTTTTAA
- a CDS encoding DEAD/DEAH box helicase, with product MNNLISNTNVDNFYNHLINSLLKSKSFIFNVAFINFSGIQLLLEVFSKLENKNIKGKILTSTYLNFTQIKALEKLKEFSNIELKIYDCNQTNIGFHPKSYIFEFDDFYEVMVGSSNITASAFKTNIEWNVKTTLKKDDEYLINILNEFNNLWKESFEADEDFLEKYSKFIENQKKEFSHTFLYKQNIKTNFMQKNALEKLEILRQKNQTKALIIAATGSGKTYLSAFDVKNFKAKKMLFLVHRENILISAKQSFENIIENRTFGLFTGNKKEKSKDYIFSTIQTMSLYFEEFKKDEFEYIIIDEAHHSTSPTYKKVIDYFKPKFLLGLTATSNRMDGNSIYEIFDENIACDIRLNDALEHNLIAPFHYFGISDIKSIDYENVDLTKIDVLAKLLSVNKRVDYIIEQMNFYSFTGVKRKAIGFCVSKEHGSYMSEEFNKRGINSAFLSSEDSVATRIKLIEKLEDYNDTLEVIFTVDIFNEGVDIPSINTVLFLRPTNSPIVFIQQLGRGLRKHKNKEFLTVLDFIGNYKKAYLIALALAGNKAIDKDSLKLFLSNNFANFKNAHICMDEISKQRILEQIEKENFNSLKYLKEQYFEFKALLNNKIPKLVDFLQFNDVINPIKFIDESYSYIEFLAKTENKSELKELILNQEFIKAIRFIENLLPIKRVYEFVILKYLLENDFCDENIAFIILDKYLNRVDKDTINHSFSFLNQDFLDSGQTSRYLKLVDFDGKKIIKTQKFSKLLKNEKYKEIFEDSLNYGIYLYEEEFGSFDFGKPFLKLYGKYNMLNIAQLCNFPKIHSSFRGSGFLKYENDFFLFINLEKEKFSKSANYSNTFLSKEVFTYQSKPSHTQISQDGKKLCKNKDFGVKLHIFMRKFTQVDKKTQDFIYLGLANTVYYEGNKPISLHLKLEKSLDDELYFEFTKFV from the coding sequence TTGAATAACTTAATTTCAAATACAAATGTAGATAATTTTTATAATCATCTCATAAATTCACTTTTAAAATCTAAGTCATTTATTTTTAATGTGGCTTTTATAAATTTTTCAGGAATTCAACTTTTATTGGAAGTTTTTTCAAAATTAGAAAATAAAAATATAAAAGGAAAAATTTTAACTTCCACATATTTAAATTTTACTCAAATAAAAGCCCTTGAAAAACTAAAAGAATTTTCAAATATAGAGCTAAAAATTTATGATTGTAATCAAACAAATATAGGCTTTCATCCTAAATCTTATATTTTTGAATTTGATGATTTTTATGAAGTAATGGTTGGTTCTTCAAATATTACAGCAAGTGCTTTTAAAACAAATATAGAATGGAATGTAAAAACAACTTTGAAAAAAGATGATGAATATTTAATAAATATTTTAAATGAATTTAATAATTTATGGAAAGAGTCATTTGAAGCAGATGAAGATTTTTTAGAAAAATATTCAAAATTCATAGAAAATCAAAAAAAAGAGTTTTCCCACACTTTTTTGTATAAACAAAATATAAAAACAAATTTTATGCAAAAAAATGCCTTAGAAAAACTAGAAATTTTAAGGCAAAAAAATCAAACAAAAGCTTTGATAATTGCAGCAACAGGAAGTGGAAAAACATATCTTAGTGCTTTTGATGTAAAAAACTTCAAAGCAAAAAAAATGCTTTTTTTGGTTCATAGGGAAAATATTTTAATAAGTGCAAAACAGAGTTTTGAAAATATTATAGAAAACAGAACTTTTGGATTATTTACAGGAAATAAAAAAGAGAAAAGTAAAGATTATATTTTTTCAACTATTCAAACAATGAGTTTGTATTTTGAAGAGTTTAAAAAAGATGAGTTTGAATATATCATCATTGATGAAGCCCATCACTCTACAAGTCCTACTTACAAAAAAGTGATAGATTATTTTAAACCAAAATTTTTATTAGGATTAACAGCCACATCAAATAGAATGGATGGAAACTCTATTTATGAAATTTTTGATGAAAATATTGCTTGTGATATAAGACTAAATGATGCTTTAGAACATAATTTGATAGCTCCTTTTCACTATTTTGGAATAAGTGATATAAAATCTATTGATTATGAAAATGTTGATTTAACTAAAATTGATGTTTTAGCCAAACTTTTAAGTGTAAATAAAAGAGTAGATTACATAATAGAACAGATGAATTTTTACTCTTTTACAGGCGTTAAAAGAAAAGCCATTGGATTTTGTGTTTCAAAAGAACATGGAAGTTATATGAGTGAAGAATTCAATAAAAGAGGCATAAACTCAGCTTTTTTATCAAGTGAAGATAGTGTTGCTACTAGAATTAAATTAATAGAAAAGCTAGAAGATTATAATGATACTTTAGAAGTGATTTTTACTGTTGATATTTTTAATGAAGGAGTTGATATTCCCTCAATTAATACAGTTTTGTTTTTACGACCTACAAATTCACCAATAGTTTTTATTCAACAACTTGGACGTGGTCTGCGAAAACATAAAAACAAAGAGTTTTTAACAGTTCTTGATTTTATAGGAAATTATAAAAAAGCCTATTTGATAGCTCTTGCACTTGCTGGAAATAAAGCCATAGATAAAGATAGTTTAAAACTTTTCTTATCAAACAACTTTGCAAATTTTAAAAATGCACATATTTGTATGGATGAAATCTCAAAACAAAGAATTTTGGAGCAAATAGAAAAAGAGAATTTTAATAGTTTAAAATATCTAAAAGAGCAATATTTTGAATTTAAAGCATTATTAAACAATAAAATCCCAAAACTGGTCGATTTTTTACAGTTTAATGATGTGATAAATCCAATAAAATTTATAGATGAGAGTTATTCTTATATTGAGTTTTTGGCAAAAACTGAAAATAAAAGTGAATTAAAAGAGTTGATTTTAAATCAAGAATTTATAAAAGCTATAAGATTTATAGAAAATTTACTTCCAATAAAAAGAGTTTATGAATTTGTGATTTTAAAATATCTTTTAGAGAATGATTTTTGTGATGAAAATATTGCTTTTATAATTTTAGATAAATATTTGAATAGAGTTGATAAAGATACAATAAATCATAGTTTTTCTTTTTTGAATCAGGATTTTTTGGATTCAGGACAAACAAGTAGATATTTAAAATTAGTTGATTTTGATGGGAAAAAAATAATAAAAACCCAAAAGTTTTCGAAGCTTTTAAAAAACGAAAAATATAAAGAGATTTTTGAAGATAGCTTAAATTATGGAATTTATCTTTATGAAGAAGAGTTTGGAAGTTTTGATTTTGGAAAACCATTTTTAAAACTTTATGGAAAATATAATATGTTAAATATCGCACAACTATGTAATTTTCCAAAAATTCATAGTTCATTTAGAGGAAGTGGATTTTTAAAATATGAAAATGATTTCTTTTTATTTATAAATTTAGAAAAAGAGAAATTCTCAAAATCTGCAAATTATTCTAATACCTTTTTATCAAAAGAAGTTTTTACATATCAAAGTAAACCAAGTCATACACAAATTAGCCAAGATGGAAAAAAGCTTTGTAAAAATAAAGATTTTGGCGTAAAACTTCATATTTTTATGAGAAAATTTACGCAAGTTGATAAAAAAACACAAGATTTTATATATTTAGGATTAGCTAATACGGTTTATTATGAGGGTAATAAGCCAATTAGTTTACATTTAAAGTTGGAAAAATCTTTAGATGATGAACTATATTTTGAATTTACAAAATTTGTATAA